From the Deltaproteobacteria bacterium PRO3 genome, one window contains:
- the gatB gene encoding Asp-tRNA(Asn)/Glu-tRNA(Gln) amidotransferase subunit GatB, with amino-acid sequence MTTFETVIGLEVHAQLKTNTKIFCSCSTEFGRPPNTNTCEVCLGLPGVLPVLNRKAVEFAIKAGLATHCTIARKSVFARKNYFYPDLPKGYQISQYELPLCSKGYLDIEVDGQKKRVGLTRIHMEEDAGKLVHDLGASDVSHVDLNRACTPLIEIVSEPDMRGPKEASAYLKRLRDILVYLEICDGNMEEGSFRCDANVSIRPVGQKEFGTRCELKNMNSFRNVERAIEYEVKRQEALILDGKKVVQETRLWNADKGVSESMRSKEEANDYRYFPDPDLLPLIVEEAWVERLRKEQPELAFEKAERFARDYAIPAYDAEVLTAEKSVAQHWEAAVKLAAGIEPKKLSNLYMTHLLKLQKDVPETFDRIQSATVAEVLKMTEAGDISLGMAKEILDEVAASGKAVADIVEEKGMKQVSDTGAIEAVVDKVLADNPKNLADYRSGKDKLFGFFVGQTMKALGGKANPKVVNDILIKKLKG; translated from the coding sequence AAGACGAACACCAAGATTTTCTGTTCTTGCTCGACGGAATTTGGGAGACCGCCCAATACCAACACCTGCGAGGTCTGCTTGGGCCTGCCCGGGGTGCTGCCGGTGCTCAACCGCAAGGCGGTCGAGTTCGCCATCAAGGCCGGACTGGCCACGCACTGCACGATCGCGCGCAAGAGCGTCTTCGCCCGAAAGAACTATTTCTACCCCGACCTGCCCAAGGGCTACCAGATCAGCCAGTACGAGCTGCCGCTCTGCTCCAAGGGCTACCTCGACATCGAGGTCGACGGCCAAAAGAAGCGCGTCGGCCTGACCCGCATCCATATGGAAGAAGACGCCGGCAAGCTGGTCCACGATCTGGGCGCCTCCGACGTCAGCCACGTCGACCTCAACCGCGCCTGCACGCCGCTCATCGAGATCGTCTCCGAGCCCGACATGCGCGGCCCCAAAGAGGCCAGCGCCTACCTGAAGCGCCTGCGCGACATCCTGGTCTACCTCGAGATCTGCGACGGCAACATGGAGGAAGGCAGCTTCCGCTGCGACGCCAACGTCTCGATTCGGCCCGTCGGGCAAAAAGAATTCGGCACCCGCTGCGAGCTGAAAAACATGAACAGCTTCCGCAACGTCGAGCGCGCGATCGAGTACGAGGTCAAGCGTCAGGAGGCCCTGATCCTCGACGGAAAAAAAGTGGTGCAGGAGACGCGGCTCTGGAACGCCGACAAGGGCGTCTCCGAATCGATGCGCTCCAAGGAAGAGGCCAACGACTACCGCTATTTCCCCGACCCCGACCTGCTGCCCCTGATCGTCGAGGAGGCCTGGGTCGAGCGCCTGCGGAAGGAGCAACCCGAGCTGGCCTTCGAGAAGGCCGAGCGCTTCGCGCGGGACTACGCCATTCCGGCTTACGACGCCGAGGTCCTGACCGCCGAGAAGTCGGTGGCCCAGCATTGGGAAGCGGCCGTCAAGCTCGCCGCCGGGATCGAGCCCAAGAAGCTCAGCAACCTCTACATGACCCACCTGCTCAAGCTGCAGAAGGACGTCCCCGAGACCTTCGACCGGATTCAATCCGCGACGGTCGCCGAGGTCTTGAAAATGACCGAGGCGGGCGATATCAGCTTGGGCATGGCCAAAGAGATCCTCGACGAGGTCGCCGCCAGCGGCAAGGCCGTCGCGGACATCGTCGAAGAGAAGGGCATGAAGCAGGTCTCGGACACCGGCGCCATCGAGGCGGTGGTCGACAAGGTCCTGGCCGACAACCCGAAAAACTTGGCCGATTACCGCTCGGGCAAGGACAAGCTCTTCGGGTTCTTCGTCGGGCAGACGATGAAGGCCTTGGGCGGCAAGGCCAATCCGAAGGTCGTGAACGACATTTTGATCAAGAAACTGAAGGGATAG